The window AGAGGAGAAATGTCTCAGGATATTTGGCCCAATAAGGCTACTCTTCCTTCCGCAATTTCTTCCCGCTCTTGGCTGTACTGTTCCGATCCTCCATCTTGGTTTTTAGTGATGTCCGTAccctggtggtggtctgtgtgttctgtctgttctctgcaTCCCCTGCTGCTTCCTTACTGACTGCTACCGTGTCTCTGCTACTGAATACACAGTCTTTATGTCTGCCAGTCTCTTTGTCCCCATTCCTGACTGCTACCGTGTCTCTGCTACTGAATACACTGTCCTTATGTCTGCTAGTggatcctctctctctgaccacaccattcatctgtttctgtctccactcctccatacCATCTCTGTCTCCGGTCCTGACTGCTCTGtcactgtctcctctgtctccagtcctgatttctttgtcactgtctccttctctgtccccaTTCCTAATTGCTCTGTCACTGTCCCCACTCTTCAATACACTGTCTCTTCTACTAaatgccctctctctgtccccagcccTGAACCCTGTGTCTCCTCTGGTTCTGCCACTAAACCTCCTGTCCTTATCtgagcctctgtctctgtcctgctggggTTTCTCCTGGTAGAATCCATCATGTTTCCTCTTCGGTACGTGCTCCAGCgcctcctcccacctcccactctccttcaGTGTCAGCAAGATGCGTATCATCTGATCCAGGGTCAGGTTCTTGGCCCCCGTCTCCCATTGGAGGAAGTCATCCAGCGGCAGACGGGCCGTATTCAGCTTCAGACGCTTGGCGTTGGCCAGGGAGAGCCCTGATTGGATGGAGCGGTCCACCATGGAGCCCACGATGTAGACCTTAGAGTTGTCGAAGGTACGGAGGACGTTGGGGGAGTCAGCCGTCAGGTAGACCAGGTCGTCCCGGGGGAACAGGTCCACGTGACGTTGCTCTGTGGAGGTGATGAGGAGGCGCTCCCAGGCCTCTGCGCCGTACCGTTTAACCAGCTCCCTGTGGTAACCCCCGTCCGGCTGCAAGTTACAGAAGTGTAGGTGGAAGGGGTCCGGGGCTCGGCggttccacccctccacctccatcaGCTGGGACACAGTGTTCTCCACCTCCCGACGCGTCATCTGCTGTTCGTAGGACATATCGAACACCAGCGGCTGGCCGAACACCACGGCCTGGGCCGACCTCCACCCCAGCAGCTTGTCCAGGAACGACCCCAGAACTGGAGAAGGAAAGTGTTCCTcagttccccctcctctcctctcacaccgCCAGGCCTGATCCTATCGTCCTCCAGaaacctctcgctcctctctgccttcttcttctcctgtttcTGCTTGTGGTTGTTCTTGTGGCCCTCCTTGATGGCCAGGTATTTCAGGTACTTCTTCTTGGAGGACTTAGTTTGGAACTCAGCCAAGATCCCCAGCTCCTCGTCAGTCATGATCTCTGGCACCAGCTTCCCAGCCTGACGCCACATCACTACCAGCTCTCTGGTGGCCTCCAGTGGGGAGACCTCCTCCTGCCCTGCTACACCTCCTCCTGGTCCTGAAGGAGcagcaccaccacctccctcctcacctccctgtttctcctcctccaccgCTGGGACCTGAAACCTCATCACAGACTTCCATATGTCCAGGTCCAGTTTCTCTTCAGTCTGATCTTCTTTAGACTGAGGGAGGGGTACATCTTTTCTTAGTGTGGCCCCAGTATAGAGAGGCCGTTTTAGGGGTGCAGAGTGGTGGGGTGGGAGAAGGCAGGTGAGTGGTAGCTGTTTATTTGCGACAGTGGATAACAGCGAGAGACGCCGCCGCAGCTCGTTCAAAAGCGGTGGGGTGAGAAACCTCATCATTTCAATGGTTTGATGATACATGTATATGGAGTCAAGATGTTGACACTCACGTCGTTATATTTAAAGTTCCAGAAGTGTCcatcaggagaggaggaaatacCGTTCGACGTGCAGACAAGATAGAAAGCGACTGTGTTTATGTTTCATAATcacgagaagaaaaaaaatcatacaaacTGCAATTAAGGTCCACTCTCAACAAGGACAGAATGGATCATATAATCGTGGTAATATTCCATTGAATGTCTTACATTTGTGTCAGTCTGAATTCAATTTTACATCCGTCCTCATCGAAAAAAATGTCGAAAGGTCACGTTGTAAACGTGTGCAACGCCATTAT is drawn from Oncorhynchus tshawytscha isolate Ot180627B unplaced genomic scaffold, Otsh_v2.0 Un_contig_12593_pilon_pilon, whole genome shotgun sequence and contains these coding sequences:
- the LOC112240637 gene encoding LOW QUALITY PROTEIN: tRNA methyltransferase 10 homolog C-like (The sequence of the model RefSeq protein was modified relative to this genomic sequence to represent the inferred CDS: inserted 1 base in 1 codon); this translates as MYHQTIEMMRFLTPPLLNELRRRLSLLSTVANKQLPLTCLLPPHHSAPLKRPLYTGATLRKDVPLPQSKEDQTEEKLDLDIWKSVMRFQVPAVEEEKQGGEEGGGGAAPSGPGGGVAGQEEVSPLEATRELVVMWRQAGKLVPEIMTDEELGILAEFQTKSSKKKYLKYLAIKEGHKNNHKQKQEKKKAERSERFLEDDRIRPGGVRGEEGELRNTFLLQFWGRXLDKLLGWRSAQAVVFGQPLVFDMSYEQQMTRREVENTVSQLMEVEGWNRRAPDPFHLHFCNLQPDGGYHRELVKRYGAEAWERLLITSTEQRHVDLFPRDDLVYLTADSPNVLRTFDNSKVYIVGSMVDRSIQSGLSLANAKRLKLNTARLPLDDFLQWETGAKNLTLDQMIRILLTLKESGRWEEALEHVPKRKHDGFYQEKPQQDRDRGSDKDRRFSGRTRGDTGFRAGDRERAFSRRDSVLKSGDSDRAIRNGDREGDSDKEIRTGDRGDSDRAVRTGDRDGMEEWRQKQMNGVVRERGSTSRHKDSVFSSRDTVAVRNGDKETGRHKDCVFSSRDTVAVSKEAAGDAENRQNTQTTTRVRTSLKTKMEDRNSTAKSGKKLRKEE